Proteins encoded in a region of the Ralstonia pseudosolanacearum genome:
- the ligA gene encoding NAD-dependent DNA ligase LigA, which translates to MSKTEHPASGASPETRAAALRATLNRYAHEYYVLDQPSVPDAEYDRLYRELEALEAEHPELRTPDSPTLRVGGAVLPEFAPVRHVVPMLSIRTETDTTAGGALDFDASVRRELGLAESDPPVEYAAELKFDGLAINLRYEKGFLVQAATRGDGATGEDVTQNIRTIRQIPLGLRPVGGAVPDVLEVRGEVYMRRDDFERLNARQRERGDKTFVNPRNTAAGAVRQLDPKMAAERPLSFFAYGLGETAGWSGMPETHSGMLDALVAYGFPVSKERAAVTGGEGLVQFHAAIGAKRDSLPFDIDGVVYKVNSLALQRELGFRTREPRWAVAHKYPAQEALTTVESIGVQVGRTGAITPVARLVPVFVGGVTVTNATLHNEDEVRRKDVRVGDTVIVRRAGDVIPEVVAVVLERRPMEDVPGSDLFNPAQQPKHPPFELPKSCPVCGSHVVREEGEAVARCSGGLFCSAQRKEAIRHFAGRRMMDIEGLGERYIDNLVELEYVHGIADLFRLTLDDFLEMKRRADERDGVTPETVAAGKIATKWAENLLDGIQASKTPPLARFLFALGIRHVGESTAKTLADWLGSLAVVRRAPAPLLLTLPDVGATVAEAIADFFAEPKNQQALDALLNAGVAPQGEHPPSAKLRGQLEPSELYAALGVPKLTAIRSKQLATLVPSLAQLANVDTAQLEGLPADVSASLLSWLEADDHRAGLAQLEALRAELLAAMPAGAAEEGALSGKTVVLTGTLPTLSRDEAKAMLEAAGAKVSGSVSKKTDYVVAGEEAGSKLARAQELGVRVLDEAGMLALLQNLLGDSA; encoded by the coding sequence ATGAGCAAGACCGAACATCCCGCGTCCGGCGCGTCGCCCGAGACGCGGGCAGCCGCGCTGCGCGCGACGCTGAACCGCTACGCCCACGAATACTACGTGCTGGACCAGCCCAGCGTGCCGGACGCTGAGTACGACCGGCTCTACCGCGAGCTGGAAGCCCTGGAAGCCGAACACCCTGAACTGCGGACGCCGGATTCGCCCACGCTGCGGGTCGGCGGCGCCGTGCTGCCGGAGTTCGCGCCGGTGCGGCACGTGGTGCCGATGCTCTCGATCCGCACCGAGACCGACACCACCGCCGGCGGCGCGCTGGACTTCGATGCCAGCGTGCGCCGCGAACTCGGGCTGGCCGAATCCGATCCGCCCGTCGAATACGCGGCGGAGCTCAAGTTCGATGGCCTGGCGATCAACCTGCGCTACGAGAAAGGCTTCCTGGTCCAGGCCGCCACGCGTGGCGACGGCGCCACCGGCGAAGACGTCACGCAGAACATCCGCACTATCCGCCAGATCCCGCTCGGCCTGCGGCCGGTCGGCGGGGCCGTGCCCGACGTGCTCGAAGTGCGCGGCGAGGTCTACATGCGGCGCGACGATTTCGAGCGCCTCAATGCCCGCCAGCGCGAGCGCGGCGACAAGACCTTCGTCAACCCGCGCAACACCGCCGCCGGCGCGGTGCGCCAGCTCGACCCGAAGATGGCCGCCGAGCGCCCGCTGTCGTTCTTCGCCTATGGTCTGGGCGAGACGGCCGGCTGGAGCGGGATGCCCGAGACGCATTCCGGCATGCTCGATGCACTGGTCGCCTACGGTTTCCCGGTCAGCAAGGAACGTGCGGCCGTGACGGGCGGGGAAGGGCTGGTGCAATTCCACGCCGCCATCGGCGCCAAGCGCGACAGCCTGCCGTTCGATATCGACGGGGTGGTCTACAAGGTCAACTCGCTGGCGCTGCAGCGCGAGCTGGGCTTCCGCACGCGCGAGCCACGCTGGGCGGTGGCGCACAAGTACCCGGCGCAGGAGGCGCTGACCACGGTCGAGTCGATCGGCGTGCAGGTCGGCCGCACCGGAGCCATCACGCCGGTGGCGCGCCTGGTGCCGGTGTTCGTCGGCGGCGTGACGGTCACCAACGCCACCCTGCACAACGAAGACGAAGTCCGCCGCAAAGACGTGCGCGTGGGCGACACCGTGATCGTGCGCCGCGCCGGCGACGTGATCCCCGAAGTGGTGGCCGTGGTGCTGGAGCGCCGCCCGATGGAAGACGTGCCGGGCAGCGACCTGTTCAACCCCGCGCAGCAGCCCAAGCATCCGCCGTTCGAGCTGCCCAAGAGCTGCCCGGTCTGCGGCTCGCACGTGGTGCGCGAAGAGGGCGAGGCGGTGGCGCGCTGCTCGGGCGGCCTGTTCTGCTCGGCGCAGCGCAAGGAGGCGATCCGCCATTTCGCCGGCCGCCGCATGATGGACATCGAAGGCCTGGGCGAGCGCTACATCGACAACCTGGTCGAGCTGGAATACGTGCACGGCATCGCCGACCTGTTCCGGCTCACGCTTGACGATTTCCTCGAAATGAAGCGCCGTGCCGACGAGCGCGACGGCGTGACCCCGGAGACCGTGGCCGCCGGCAAGATCGCCACCAAGTGGGCCGAGAACCTGCTGGACGGCATCCAGGCCAGCAAGACCCCGCCTCTGGCGCGCTTCCTGTTCGCGCTGGGCATCCGCCATGTCGGCGAATCCACGGCCAAGACGCTGGCCGACTGGCTGGGCAGCCTGGCAGTGGTCCGCCGCGCGCCGGCGCCGCTGCTGCTGACCCTGCCCGATGTGGGGGCGACCGTCGCCGAGGCCATCGCCGATTTCTTTGCCGAGCCGAAGAACCAGCAGGCGCTCGACGCTCTGCTCAACGCCGGCGTGGCGCCCCAGGGCGAGCACCCGCCCAGCGCGAAGCTGCGCGGCCAGCTGGAGCCGTCCGAACTGTACGCCGCGCTCGGCGTGCCCAAACTGACGGCCATCCGCAGCAAGCAGTTGGCGACGCTGGTGCCGTCGCTCGCGCAACTGGCCAACGTCGACACCGCGCAGCTGGAAGGCTTGCCGGCGGACGTGTCGGCGTCGCTGCTCAGCTGGCTTGAGGCCGACGACCATCGCGCCGGGTTGGCACAGCTCGAAGCGCTGCGCGCCGAACTGCTCGCCGCCATGCCGGCCGGGGCCGCCGAGGAAGGCGCGCTGAGCGGCAAGACCGTGGTGCTGACAGGCACGCTGCCCACCCTGAGCCGCGACGAGGCCAAGGCCATGCTGGAGGCGGCCGGCGCCAAGGTGTCCGGCTCGGTGTCGAAGAAGACCGACTACGTTGTGGCCGGAGAAGAGGCGGGCAGCAAGCTCGCCCGCGCGCAGGAATTGGGCGTGCGGGTTCTGGACGAAGCCGGTATGCTCGCGCTGTTGCAAAACCTGCTGGGAGATTCCGCGTGA
- the def gene encoding peptide deformylase, which translates to MIRPTLKMGDSRLLRVAKPVQRFQTPELTALIEDMFDTMDAVRGAGLAAPQIGVDLQVVIFGFDRNDRYPDAPAVPKTVLINPTIEPLSDAMEDGWEGCLSVPGLRGVVPRYARVRYTGYDQHGHAIDRVAEGFHARVVQHECDHLQGILYPMRVQDFTRFGFTEILFPELPAHYDD; encoded by the coding sequence GTGATCCGACCGACCCTGAAGATGGGCGACAGCCGCCTGCTGCGCGTGGCCAAGCCGGTCCAGCGTTTCCAGACGCCGGAGCTGACCGCGCTGATCGAAGACATGTTCGACACCATGGATGCCGTGCGCGGCGCGGGTCTTGCGGCACCGCAGATCGGCGTCGACCTGCAGGTGGTCATTTTCGGGTTCGACCGCAACGATCGCTATCCGGATGCGCCCGCCGTGCCCAAGACGGTGCTGATCAATCCGACCATCGAGCCGCTGTCCGATGCGATGGAAGACGGCTGGGAGGGCTGCCTATCGGTGCCCGGCCTGCGTGGCGTGGTGCCGCGCTACGCGCGCGTGCGCTATACCGGCTACGACCAGCACGGCCACGCCATCGACCGCGTCGCCGAGGGCTTCCATGCCCGCGTGGTGCAGCACGAGTGCGACCACCTGCAGGGCATCCTGTACCCGATGCGCGTGCAGGATTTCACCCGCTTCGGCTTCACCGAGATCCTCTTCCCCGAATTGCCCGCCCACTACGACGACTGA
- a CDS encoding cell division protein ZipA C-terminal FtsZ-binding domain-containing protein — MQDNNLVMALLGAGVVFVLVIVVYNQWQIRKARGPEAYQPPADEGVRTDAWKDRQEPALGAGAADDTGRVEPRLEPGLVPPPKSQPSTGSAETEAGVIGAELAPSGEEAALESVEVGAAPAAQDVPGALEPASGVIDPLIDCIVPLHPDREVSGDRLLPAMSKLRRAGTKQIHVEGLNPVANAWETIRAGQRYLDLQVAVQLANRTGPLNALEFSEFINAIDPLCEVADATPELPEMNETLANARELDAFASECDVQLGVSVISDGAPWSAAYVQTVATQDGLVLSRDGTRFTRFHAGMDGVQRALFTLQFVDTNFLRDDLTAKGGRQITLLLDVPLAEEVAKPFKQICEYAYTLSQRMGAQVVDDNLRPLTEQSFIAIQKHLRVLYDKLEARGLPAGSSAAVRLFSL; from the coding sequence ATGCAGGACAACAACCTGGTCATGGCGCTGCTGGGCGCCGGCGTCGTCTTTGTGCTGGTGATCGTGGTCTACAACCAGTGGCAGATCCGCAAGGCGCGCGGCCCGGAGGCATACCAGCCGCCGGCCGACGAAGGCGTGCGCACCGACGCATGGAAAGACCGCCAGGAGCCGGCGCTGGGCGCGGGCGCCGCCGATGACACCGGCCGCGTGGAGCCCCGGCTCGAACCCGGGCTGGTGCCGCCGCCCAAGTCACAGCCGTCCACCGGCAGCGCCGAGACCGAAGCCGGCGTGATCGGCGCCGAGCTCGCGCCGTCGGGCGAGGAGGCCGCGCTGGAGTCGGTCGAGGTCGGGGCGGCGCCTGCCGCGCAAGACGTGCCCGGCGCGCTGGAGCCGGCCTCGGGCGTGATCGATCCGCTGATCGACTGCATCGTGCCGCTGCACCCCGATCGCGAGGTCTCGGGCGACCGCCTGCTGCCCGCGATGTCCAAGCTGCGCCGCGCGGGCACCAAGCAGATCCACGTCGAGGGCCTGAACCCGGTGGCCAACGCATGGGAGACCATCCGCGCCGGCCAGCGCTACCTCGACCTGCAGGTGGCCGTGCAACTGGCCAACCGCACCGGCCCGCTGAACGCGCTCGAGTTTTCCGAGTTCATCAACGCCATCGACCCGCTGTGCGAAGTGGCCGATGCCACGCCCGAGCTGCCCGAGATGAACGAGACGCTGGCCAACGCTCGCGAGCTCGACGCCTTTGCCTCCGAATGCGACGTGCAGTTGGGCGTGAGCGTGATCTCCGACGGCGCGCCGTGGTCCGCCGCCTATGTGCAGACCGTGGCAACGCAGGACGGCCTGGTGCTGTCGCGCGACGGCACGCGCTTCACGCGCTTCCATGCCGGCATGGACGGCGTGCAGCGCGCGCTGTTCACGCTACAGTTCGTCGACACCAACTTCCTGCGCGACGATCTGACCGCCAAGGGCGGCCGCCAGATCACGCTGCTGCTCGACGTGCCGCTGGCCGAAGAAGTGGCCAAGCCGTTCAAGCAGATCTGCGAATACGCCTACACGCTGTCGCAGCGCATGGGCGCGCAGGTGGTCGACGACAACCTGCGCCCGCTGACCGAGCAATCCTTCATCGCCATCCAGAAGCATCTGCGTGTGCTGTACGACAAGCTCGAGGCGCGCGGCCTCCCGGCGGGTTCCAGCGCGGCGGTGCGCCTGTTCAGCCTCTGA